The window TTGTCTAAGATTACGTAAGAACCTTTAGCTCCTGGAATGGAACCACTAACTACTAATAAGTTTTGCTCAGCGTAAACTTTCAAAACCTGTAAGTTTTGAATTTTCACTCTGTCTCCACCTGTTCTTCCTGCCATGCGCATTCCTTTGAATACACGTGAAGGGAATGATGATGCTCCCAATGAACCTGGGGCACGTAAACGGTTATGCTGACCGTGAGTCTGCATACCAACACCGGCAAATCCGTGGCGTTTTACAACACCCTGAAAACCTTTACCTTTTGAGGTACCTACAACATCAACAAAATCGCCTTCTGCGAATGCATCTACAGTTA is drawn from Pedobacter sp. HDW13 and contains these coding sequences:
- the rplC gene encoding 50S ribosomal protein L3 yields the protein MSGIIGKKVGMTSIFDAEGRNIPCTVIEAGPCVVTQVKTEEVDGYSSIQLGYDEKKEKNTTQPLKGHFAKANTTPKRKLVEFNSFTTALNLGDVVTVDAFAEGDFVDVVGTSKGKGFQGVVKRHGFAGVGMQTHGQHNRLRAPGSLGASSFPSRVFKGMRMAGRTGGDRVKIQNLQVLKVYAEQNLLVVSGSIPGAKGSYVILDK